In Kutzneria kofuensis, the DNA window GGTCTGGACCACATTATTTCCGTGCGAGGCCCGGGGAGGTCACGTGGCGGCCACTTCCCCGGGTCTCGTTTCGTTCTCGGCTCAGGTTGCGTCCTTGGCGCGCCAGCCGTCCACGTGTCCCCGCAACGCGCGTTCGTAGACCACGTCCATCTGCTCCCGTGGCGGCAGGTTGTGCTGGAGTTCCAGCGACACCAGGCCGTGCACGAGGCCCCATGACGCCACCGCGATCACTTCCGGCGACTCGTCGACGTAGACGCCGGCCTCGACGCCTCGACACACGGTGTTGTGGAGGATCTCGAACGCGCTGCCCGACACCTCCGCCAGCAACACGTCCTGGCGCACGTGTGCACGCGCCGCGTCCGTGAACAGCAGCGTGTACAGGTGCGGCTGCGCCAGCGCGTAGGCGCGATACGCCAGGCCGAGTTGGACCAGGTCCTCGGCCGGGTCGTCCGAGGAGGCGGCCGCCCTGAGCTGCCGTGCGAAGCCCTCGAACGCCTCCAGGTAGACGGTTCTGATCAGGCCGGGCTTGCCGCCGAACAGCGAGTACACCGCCGTCGTCGACGTGCTCACGTCGGCCGCCAGCTTGCGCAGGCTGAGCGCGTCCACCCCGTCCGTGGAGATCAGTTCCGCCGCGCAGGTCAGCAGTCGGCCGCGCAGGGCCTCGTCGTGGGTCTTCGGTCGTGGCACTTGACGAGCATAACCGAAACGGTGTTTTATAACGGCGTCATGAAACATGGGGAGGGGATCTGAGATGGTGTTCGACGGACGCTGGACCGCTCGGCTGCCGGAAGAGGGCGGCGTCGTGTTCCTGATCGGCATGCGGTTCAACAAGTGGTGGCGGGTGGACAAGTGGCTGCCCGTGGTCCGGGCCATGCCGCGGATGCTCATGCACCTGGGCAAGCACCCCGAGCTGGGGTTCCTCGGCGGGCAGTCCTGGTTCGGCCGGACGACCATCCTCGTGTCGTACTGGCGCAGCGCCGACGACCTGATCGACTTCGCCTCGGCCAGGTCCGCGCCGCACCTGGAGGCGTGGAAGGCCTACAACCGGGCCGTCGGCGCCGACGGGACCGTCGGCGTGTGGCACGAGACCTACGTCGTGCGGCCCGGACAGGCCGAGGCCGTCTACGCCAACATGCCCGCCTTCGGGCTCGGCCAGGCGTACGCCCATGAGCAGATCACCAAGGACAGCAACAACTCTCGGAAGCGGCTGGCCACCGCTGGACCCGTCTGATACCAGATTGGTACCGTGGCGGCGTGGCGATGACTCTGCGGTTGAGCGAAGAGGAGAACCGCCAGCTCGACGAGCTGGCGGCCGCCGAGGGGCGCTCCAAGCAGGAGATCGTGCGACTCGCGCTGGCCGAGCGCTGGGCCCGGCTGCAGAAGGAGGAGCAGCTCGGCGAGGTGCTGGGTCGGGTGCTGCCGCGGTACCAGGGGCTGCTCGACCGGCTCGGTTCCGCCTGAGTTGACCGACTACCTGGACGCCGGCGACCTCCTCGTGCTGGCCACCGCCGTCACCGGCGGCGACCTCGTGGTGCGGGACCTCGGCCTGCTCGACTCCGCCGCCTACCGGCCCCGCGCCACCGTGCTCGGCGTCGAGGCGTACGCCACCCTCTGGCTCAAGGCCGCCGCCGTGCTCCATTCCATCGTGCGCACCCGTCCCCTCGCCGAGGGCAACTGGCGCCTCGGCTGGGTCGCCGCAGTCGCCCTGTGCGACATCAACGGCTGGTGGATCGACGCCGACGAGGACGAGGCCCTCGGCGTCGTCCGCGCCGTCGCCCACGGCCGCCTCGAGGTCACCGACCTGGCCGCCCGCTTCGAGGCCTGGTCCGTCCCCAAGACCTGACCGTTCTCAGCCGGCTGCCTTCGCCGCCCGCTCGATCTCCTTGCGCCGCGCTTCCCAGAACGCTTCATCGCGCTGGGCGTTCGTCCCCGTCGCGCCGTCGAGCTGTTCGCGCAGGATGTCCGCGTGTCCGGCGTGCCGGCTCGTCTCCGTGAGCATGTGGACCAGGACGTTGAACAACATCACGTCGGGCCTCGGCCACCACGGCACGTGCCCGGGCGCGTCGATGGCGAGCGCCTCGATCGTCCCGTCCGAGTGCTCCCACACGCGGCGGTAGCGCTCGACGATCTCCCCTCGCGTCTCGTGCTCGGTCGCCCACATGTCCGCGCCCCGCTGCCCGAGGTCGTCCCACCGGGCCATCGGCTCCGGGAACGGCCGGCCGAACACCTCGCCGAAGTACCGGGACTCCGACAGAGTCAGGTGCTTGACCAGGCCGAGCAGGTTCGTCCCCGTCCCGGTCAGTGGCCGGCGGATGTCGTACTCGCCGAGCCCTTCGAGCTTGTGGAGCATCACCTCGCGAACCTCTCTCAGGTCGCCGTGCAGATACTCCTTCGCGAATTCATCGATCACAACGCTCAAGACTGCCCGCTCCCGGCCGCCCCACCGCAGCCCCCACCGCTCCCTGGGGGCAGCCCCGCAACCATTCTACCGGGGCAAGGTCACGAAGCCGCTGGTCAGCGATCTTCCTGTGGATAACTCGACAGGGTGTGGACAAACGCTTGCGGTTCGGCGGGGGACTGGTAGCGCTTGACCTGGAGTGCACTCCAGCTTCTACGGTCGGTGTCGTGACATACTCGATCGCCCAGGCAGCGGAACGAAGCGGGTTGTCCATCGACACCCTCCGCTACTACGAACGAATCGGGCTGGTCGATCCGCCGGCCCGGGACTCCGGGGGACGCCGCTCGTACTCCGACGACGACCTCTCATGGCTGGAGTTCCTCACCAAACTGCGCACGACCGGCATGCCGATCCGGATGATGCGTGAGTATGCCCAGCTCCGGCACAAGGGGCTGGCCACCGCCGGCCGCCGCAAGCAGTTGCTGCACGAGCACCGGACCGACGTCCGGCAGCGCATCGCCGAACTCCAGGCGTGCCTGGCCATCCTTGATTACAAGATCACCAACTATGCCGAGATCGAGGCCAAGATGGCCGGCGAGACGCTGGTGCAGGAGGTGTCCGCGTGACCGTTCCGACCAGGCGGCTGGGGGAGCTCCCGGTCGGTGCCCAGGGACTCGGCTGCATGGGCATGAGCCAGTCCTACGGCCAGGGCGACGACACGGAGTCGGTGGCGACGATCCACCGCGCGATCGAGCTGGGCGTCACCCTGTTCGACACGGCCGACGTGTACGGCGCCGGCGCGAACGAGGAACTGCTCGGACGGGCCCTCAAGGGACGCCGTGACCAGGTGACGATCGCGACCAAGTTCGGGTTCGTGCCCGGTGACGGCGGTGGGCTCGCGGTCCGCGGCAACGCGGCGTACGTGCACGAGGCGGTGGACCGGTCGCTGGCCAGGCTCGGCGTGGACCACATCGACCTCTACTACCAGCACCGAGTCGACCCGAACGTGCCGATCGAGGAGACGGTCGGGGCGATGGCCGAGCTGGTGCAGGCCGGCAAGGTCCGCTACCTCGGCCTGTCCGAGGCGGGCGCGGAGTCGATCCGGCGCGCGCACGCCGTGCACCCGATCACCGCGCTGCAGAGCGAATGGTCGCTGTGGACCAGGGACATCGAGGCGGAGGTCCTGCCGGTCTGCCGCGAGCTGGGCATCGGCATCGTGCCGTTCTCGCCGCTGGGCCGCGGCTTCCTGACCGGCAGCCTGAACTCGTACGACAAGCTCGGCGCGGACGACATGCGGCGCGGCCTGCCGCGGTTCTCGGAGGAGAACTTCAACCAGAATCTCGCGATCGTGGACCGGCTCAACTCGCTGGCGGCGCAGCGCGACGTGACGGCCGGGCAGCTGGCCCTGGCCTGGGTGCAGCACCAAGGCGACGACGTGGTGCCGATCCCGGGCACGAAGCGCCGCAAGTACCTGGAGGAGAACGTCGCCGCGGCGCAGCTGGAGCTGACCGCCGAGGACCTCGCGGCCATCGCCGCGGCCGCGCCGGTCGACTCGGTGGCGGGCGACCGGTACCACCCCGCGATGCGGCAATACGTCGGACGCTGACAAGGAGAGAAATGGAATCGCGCAAGCTCGGCGACCTCGAGGTGTCCGCACAGGGCCTCGGTTGCATGGGGATGAGCGAGTTCTACGGACAGGGCGACGACGCGGAGTCGATCGCGACCATCCACCGCGCGATCGACCTGGGCGTCACGCTGCTCGACACCGCCGACATGTACGGCATCGGCGCGAACGAGGAGCTGGTCGGGCGGGCCATCAGGGACCGCCGCGACCAGGTGGTGCTGGCCACCAAGTTCGGCTTCGTCCGTGACCCGAAGGACCCGAGCGTGCGGGGTGTCCGCGGCGACGCGGCCTACGTGCGCGAAGCCGTCGACAAGTCGCTGGCCAGGCTCGGTGTCGACCACATCGACCTCTACTACCAGCACCGGGTCGACCCGAACGTGCCGATCGAGGAGACGGTCGGGGCGATGGCGGAGCTGGTGCAGGCCGGCAAGGTCCGGCACTTGGGCCTGTCGGAGGCCGGTCCGGAGACGATCCGGCGGGCCTACGCCGTGCACCCGATCGCCGCACTGCAGACGGAGTGGTCGCTGTGGTCGCGGGACATCGAGGACGAGATCGTCCCGGTGTGCCGTGAGCTGGGCGTCGGCGTCGTGGCGTACTCGCCGCTGGGCCGAGGCTTCCTCACCGGCCGCTTCACCTCGACAGACAGCTTCGGCGAGGACGACTTCCGCGTCGCCGGGCAGCCTCGGTTCAGCGAGGAGAACCTCGCCAAGAACCAGGCGATCGTCGAGGCGCTGAAGGCTGTCGCCGCCGCACGCGGCGTCACCGCCGGGCAGCTGGCGCTGGCCTGGGTGCAGCACCGGGGGCAGGACGTGGTGCCGATCCCGGGCACGAAGCGCCGCAAGTACCTGGAGGAGAACGTCGCCGCGGCGCAGCTGGAGCTGACCGCCGACGACCTCGCCGCCATCGAGGCCGCCGTGCCGGTCGACGCCGTCGCGGGTGCGCGCTACCCCGAGGCGGGGCTGCGCATGGTCGGCAAGTGATCTAGACGAAACCGCCGGCCTCGGAAATCCGAGGCCGGCGGTTTTTCATGCCATCAGCCCGGCGGCCACCGTCGCCCCCAGTTCCCAGCACGCCTGCAGGTCGTCCTTCGACGGTGTGGCGGTGACCAGCACGTGTTCGGTGACCCGGTTCCAACCGAGGCCCTTGGTGATGCTCTCCACGCTGCGCACGGCGCCCGACATGTCGCTGTTGCCGTGCACGTACAACCCGTACGGGCGTCCTTGTGTGGCGTCCAGGCACGGGTAGTAGACGAGGTCGAAGAACACCTTCAGCGCGCCGGACATGTAGCCGAGCGAGGCCGGCGTGCCGAGCAGGAAGCCGTCGGCTTCGAGCACGTCGACGGCGCCGGTGGCGAGCGCCGGTTTGCGGACGACCTCGACCCCTTCGATCTCGGGCGTTGTGGCTCCGGCCACAGTCGCCTCGAACATCGCCTGAAGATTCGGCGACGGAGTGTGGTGCACGATCAGCAGTCGGGGCACCCGTACGACGATGCCGAGCGGCCCGCGCGACCGCAACCTGTCGACGGTGCGTAGCCGACGGCGGTGGCGAGAATCGTGCTGCCAGCGCGATTCCGGACTGGCGCGTCCGACCGGGTGACGGAGTGTGGTGCGCCGATGTGCCGACGGGTCAAGGAAAAACGCCGCGGCGGGCAGGCAACCGGGTGGCCACCCCGGCCGTCTGACCAAGAGGAAACGCTGGTATAGATGGAAGAACTGTGGACGTCACCTCAACTCTCCTGTCCGGCAGCCGGCGCAAGCGTGTGGTCTACGCGGGCTGGCTCGCCGTAGGCATCGGCCTGATCGGTGCACCCCTTGTGGTCCTGTCGCTGTGGCCCGGCATCGACCACACCCCCTACTCGGCCAACACGGTCCTGCTCGCCTTCGGACTGTGCCTGAGCTCCATCTCCTACGCGTTCGGCCGCGCGGCCGTCGCGGGCATGACGGAAAGCCGGCCCCGACCGGTGTCGGGACCGGGCAACATCCCCTATCTGCTGGCCGGCCTGTTCCTGGCGGTCGCGGTGGTCTCGCTGGTCATCGCGGCGGCCTGAGCCGTCAGTCGAACAACGCAGCAACCTCGCCGCGCAGCGCGGCCAGCCGTGCCACGGCACGCTGCCGCGCGGCGGCCAGACCGTCCCGATCCGGTACCGGTTCCACGATCTCCAGGTACGCCTTGAGCTTCGGCTCGGTACCCGACGGCCGGATCAACACCCGCACACCCTCGCCGCGCAGCGCCAGCACGTCGGCACGCGGCCGCAGGTCCTCGGCAGTCACCGATACGTCCGCCAGCGACGTCGGCGGATCGGTGCGCAACTTCGCCATCAACTCGCCGATCCGGCTCAAATCGGTCACCCGCAGCGAAACCTGGTCGGTCAGGTGCAAACCGTGCGTGACGGCCAGGTCGTCGAGCACGTCCAGCGGCGAGCGACCCTCGGACTTCAGCCCGGCGGCCAGGTCGCACGCGAGCACCGCGGCCGAGATGCCGTCCTTGTCCCGCACGTAGTCCGGGTCGACGCAGTGCCCGAGTGCCTCCTCGTACGCGTAGACGAGACCGGTTCCGGTGCCGTCACCGGCGCGAACCAGCCACTTGAAGCCGGTCAGCGTCTCGTCGTAGCGAGCGCCATGCGCGGCCGCCACCTTCGACAGCAGCGAGGACGACACGATCGTGGTCGCCACCAGCGCATCAGTCGCGTCCATCGTGGACAGGATGTGCTCGCCGAGTAGCACCCCGGTCTCGTCGCCGCGCAGCATGCGCCACGACCCGTCGCGTTCCTTCACGCCCAACGCACACCGGTCGGCGTCCGGGTCCAGGGCGATCGCCAGGTCGGCGTCGACGTCGGCGGCCAGAGCGAGCAGAAGGTCCGTCGCGCCCGGTTCCTCCGGGTTCGGGAACGACACCGTGGGGAAGTCGGCGTCCGGCTCCCGCTGCTGCGTGACGAAGTGCACGTCGGTGAAGCCCGCGGCGGACAACACCGCGGCGAGAGTCTCGGCGCCGACGCCGTGCATCGGCGTCGCGGCCACGCGCAGCGACCGGGCGCCGCCGACAGGCAGGCTCGCCGCCCGTGCGACGTACTCGCCGACCTCGGCATCGGAGAGGGTGGTCCACGTCTCCGAGCGCGGCACCGACACCGCGGCGGGCACCTGCGCGATCGCCGCCTCGATCTGGCGGTCGGTCGGCGGCACGATCTGCGCCCCGTGCTCGATGTACAGCTTGTAGCCGTTGTCGGCGGGCGGGTTGTGCGACGCCGTGATCTGCACGCCGGCGACGGCGTTCAGCCGCCGCACCAGGAACGCCGTCACGGGCGTTGGCAGTGGTCGGTCCAGCACCCGCACGTCGAACCCGGCCGCCGCCAACACGCCGGCGACGGCCCGGTGGAACTGCTCCGATCCGTGCCGCGCGTCCCGACCGACGACCACGACCCCGCCGCCGTGACCGTTCCGCTGCAGCCAGTCCGCGAGGCCGGCGGTCGTCCGCACGACCACGGCCTCGTTCATGCCGTTCGCGCCGGCACGCACCGGCCCGCGCAGGCCGGCGGTGCCGAACGTCAGCGGCCCGCCCATCCGGTCGGCCAGGTCGTCGATCGCCGCCTGGTCGCCGGCCATCGCCCGGGCCAGGACGCCCTGCAACTCGGTGCGGGCGTCCTGGTCGGGGTCGTCGGCGATCCACCGGAACGCGGCGTCGCGCGCCGACGGCGCGAGGCTCATACCTTCGCCACCAGGTCACGCAGCAGGGTGCCCATGTCGGTGGCGGCCAGCCGGCCGGCCTCCAGGACCTCCTCGTGGTTGAGCGGCTCGCCGGTGATGCCGGCCGCCAGGTTCGTCACCAGCGACAGGCCGAAGACCTCGGCGCCGGCGGCGCGCGCGGCGATCGCCTCCAGGGCGGTCGACATGCCGACCAGGTCCGCGCCCATGGTGCGCAGCATCCGGATCTCGGCCGGCGTCTCGAAGTGCGGGCCGGGCAGCGCTGCGTACACGCCGTCCTCCAGATCGGGGCGGATCGTGCGCGCCACGTCACGCAGCCGTGACGAGTAGAGGTCGGTGAGGTCCACGAACCGGGCCCCGACCAGCGGTGACCGCGCGGTCAGGTTGAGGTGGTCGCTGATCAGCACCGGCTGCCCGACGCGCATGCCCTGGCGCAGGCCGCCGGCCGCGTTGGTGAGGATCACGGTGCGCACGCCGGCCGCGGTCGCGGTGCGCACGTTGTGCACCACCGGGTCGATGCCGAAGCCCTCGTACAGGTGCGTCCGGCCGAGCATGACCAGGACGCGGTTGTCGCCCAGCTTCAGCGAACGGATCGTGCCGCCGTGGCCGACCGCGGTCGGCGCGCGGAACCCCGGCAGCTCCGGCATCGGCACCTCGTGCTCGGCCTCGCCGATCACGTCGGCCGCCGGCCGCCAGCCGGAGCCGAGGACGACGGCGACGTCGTGCTGGTCGACGCCGGTGCGCTCGACGAGCGCCGCCGCGGCGGCCGTCGCCAGCGCGTCGGGGGAAATGGAGTCTTCGCTGATACCGGTCACACGGGCGAGCCTAAATCACCCTCAGTCGGCCACCTGGAACTGCTGGGAGATCTGCGCGAACAGCCGCTTGGCCGCGGCGTCGGCATCGCTGCCGACCGGCGCCTTCACGCCGACCACCCACAGGTCGTTGCCCTTGACCAGCACCATCGCGATCGTGTGCGGCGGGGCCGACCCGCCGGTGTCCTGCGCGTACTCGATCTGCTGGCCGCCGCTGAAACCCGGCACCGAGATCGGTGTCAACGGCTGCACGGTCACCTTCGGCAGCGCCTTCACCGCGTTCACGTAGGCGTCGACCTTCGTGAACTTGGGGAACCGCTGCACGGACAGCTCCTGCGTGCCGTCCTTGCTGATGAAGAACACCTGCGCCCTGGCCGGCAGCGAATCGGTGGGCGGCCGGTTCTGGCTGAACTGCTGCCAGTCGGGCGGCACGTCCAGGGAGAAGTCGCCGCCGGAGTCGCCGGTGGTCGGCACCGCCTTGCCGTGGACCCGGGTGGTCGGCACCTTGGCGGTCGTGGTCGAGGTGGGTGACGTGCTGGGCGTGCCGCCGAACGCAACCGCCGTCGGCAGCAGCACCTGGCCGCCGAGGTAGCGGGTGAGGACAAAGCCGCCGGCCATCGACACCACCACGATCACGGCCGCGACCAGTGCCAACACCGCCGTGCCGAGCTTGCCGCGACGTCGGCGCGGCTTCGGGCCCGGTGCGGGCGTCGAGCCCGTCACCATGAACGGCAGCGGGCCCGGGTCGCTGGCCAGCGGCGTGTCCGTCGGCGCGATCGGCGTCTTCGGCGGCGCGAACTGCTTGGACAGCGAGCCGGCCGGGCGACGCGGCTTCGGCGGTGTCACCGGCGGGGCGTCCGGGTTCGGCGCCGGGAAAAGCACCGTGCCCGGCTCCGGCAGCAGCGGGCGCAGCCGCCGGCGCACCTCCGCCAGCGTCATCCGGGCGTCCGGGTCCTTCACCATCAGGCCGGTGATCACCGGTTCGAGCTCACCGGCCGAGGTCGGCTTCGGCACGTCGCCGTGCACCACCTCGGTGACCGTGGCCAGCGGGTCGTCGTCCGCGTCGTACGGCGGCACGCCCTCGACGACCGCGAACAGCGTCGCGCCGAGGCTCCACAGGTCGGCCGCCGGCGTCACCTCCTGACCGGAGGCCACCTCCGGCGCGATGTAGGCCGGCGAGCCCAGCATAATGCCGGTGCTGGTCATCGTGTTCTCGGCGACGTTGCGGGCGATGCCGAAGTCGGTGAGCTTGATCTGCCCGCTGTCGCCGACCAGCACGTTGCCCGGCTTGACGTCACGGTGCGTGATGCCGGCCCGGTGCGCGGCCTCCAGTCCCGCCGCGACCGCGTCCGCCACCGCCGCTGTCTGCTGCGTGTTCAGCGGACCTTGCTGGCGCACCACCTCGGCGAGGCTGCGCGAGGGCACCAGTTCCATCACCACGAACGGCTCGCCGTCCTGCCGGGCGATGTCGTGCAGGGTCACCACGTTCGGGTGGGACAACACCGCGATGGCACGCGCCTCCCGCAGCGTCCGCTCCCGTAGCGCGTCCGCCTCGCCCGCCGGGATGCCCGGCGGCAGCAGCACCTCCTTGACCGCGACCTTGCGTTGGAGGAACTCGTCGTAGGCAGCCCACACCGTGCCCATCGACCCGTTGCCCAGCACGTGTTCGAGCCGGTAGCGGCCGGCGATCACGCGGGACCGGGCGGGCTGCGGAGTTTCCGGCGTGGACATGCGGCCATTCTCCACGAGTCGGGCCCGGCCGTTTTTCTCAGACCCCCGGCTTGTCAGGCCTCGGTTGTCGGCCCTTCGCTGCTACCTCACCGCGAGCGGAGACCGTCGAGCACGACCAAGGCCAGAGGGTCGTCGGCGCGGGCTCCCTGACGGCAGACGACGAGGGAAAGCAGGTCGAGGACGGCGGCCGGCTCGATGTCGGCGCGGAGACTGCCCTCGGCCTGGGCAGCCTTGATCACATCGAGGACCACGGCGTGCAGCCGGGCGACGGGCTCGGCGACGTCGGGATCGTCGACCGGCACGGACTTGAGCATGGCGAAGGGTTCCTGCACGGCGTCGCGCACGTAGCCGAGGAGGACCTCCCACCGCGGCAGGTCGCTGGCGGCGGCCGAGGCGGTGCGGGCGGTGAGCCGGCTGAGGACGTCGCAGCTGATGAGCGCGAGCAGCGCGGCGCGGTCGGGGAAGTGCCGGTAGAGGGTGCCGACGCCGAGCCCGGCGGCCCGGGCGATGTCCTCCATGGACACGGCCTCGCCGTCGGCCATGAACACCCGCGTGGCGGCGCGCACGATCAGTTCGCGGTTGCGCCGCGCGTCGGCCCGCACAAGTCCCTCCCAAGAAGTGGAATCCCGGATTCACCTTACGCTAGGCTCGGTAACCGGAATCTACGGTTCACCTTCAGGGGGCGACATGCGAATCGGACTTCATCTGCACAGCGTCGGCCGGACGCTCGACGAACTGGTGGCGGAGGCCGAGCAGGCACAGGTCGACGCCGTCTACGTCAACGAGACGGTCGGTTGGGATCCGGTGGTCCTCGCAAGCCTGATCGGGGCTCGGGTGCCGGGCATCGACGTGGGCACAGCAGTCACCGTGACGTACCCGCGCCACCCGCAGGCGCTCGCGTCGGCAGCACTGAGTGCGCAGGCCGCCACCGACAACCGCTTCGTCCTCGGCGTCGGGCCGAGCCACAAGCCCGCGATCGAGGAGCGCTTCGGCCTCAGCTACGACAAGCCGGCGGCCCACGTCCGCGACTACCTGACCCGACTGCGGCCGCTGCTGGACGACACGACCGGGCTTCCCGGTGTGACAAGGCCGAAGTTGCTGCTGTCCGCACTCGGCCCGGTCATGCTGGGCATCGCCGACGACCTCACCGACGGCACGCTCCTGGTCTGGACGACCGCGAAGGGCGTCGCCGAGCTGGTGGCGCCTCGCTTGCACGACAAGGAGATCGTGCTGACGGCGCTGGTCGCGGTCACCGACGACGTGGACGGGCTGCAGGCGCAGCTCGCCGCCCAGTTCGCGCCGGTGGCGGGCCTGTCCAACTACCGCCGGCACCTCGACCGGCAGGGCCTGGACAACGTCGTGGAGACGGCGATCGTCGGCGACGAAAAGACCGTGCGGCAAGAACTTCGACGGTTCGAGGAGGCCGGCGTCACCGAACTGCTGGTCAGTGTCGCCGGCCCCGATCGCGAGCGAACCCTGGCCGCACTGAAGTGATCGATACGGCGCTAACCCTGCGGCTCGCGCCAGATCGGGAACATCCGCGGGCCGCCGGGTGGCGCGAACGGTTCGCCGCTGTCGACGAAGCCGTGCCGCCGCCACAGCCGGGCGCTGTCGGCGGAGCTGGCCTCGCCGGAGCAGGCGATGCCCTCGGCGTCGAGGCGGCGGAAATGTTGGCGGGCGATCGCGCTGCCGAGCCCTTTTCGTTGCTTGGACGGTAAAAGCCCGCAGAACTGCCAGTGCAGGTGCGGCTCGGAATGAGCCGAGTGCGCAGCCATCAGTTCACTGAGGACGGTGAACCGGTGGAGGTCGTCCGCGTCGAGAGCGGAGAACCGGTCCATGAATTCCTCGGGGCTCTCGCCGCCCTCGGTGCGGAACCAGAGCGACGCGGCGGAATGGTCGTGCGCCAGATACACCTCGCCGTCGGCGAAGGCGGCCTCGGTGAACGCCTTGAAGAAGACGGGCTGCACCTCGCGCCGGCGTTCGTCGCCGGGAAACACCCACTTGCTCACGGGATCGTTCTGGAACGCCTCGGCGAGCACGCGAGCCACGACGTCCACTTCGGACCGTGAGGCGGGACGGATCACGTCGTCCATCACTCCACCTTCCCGATGCCGGCGTACACCTCGGGTTTGCGGCTGCGCAGCACGGAGCCGCGCACGAGGCCGATCACGGCGGCCAGCAGCAGGATTCCGGGCAGGATCCAGCGCAGCGGCGAGTCACCGGCGGTGCCGAGCAGCACGTCGAAGTTCCACAGGATGAGCACGAGGATCACCAGCAGCGCCACTGCGGCCAGCGCGGGCGCGGTCGTGTGCCGCCACGCGGGCTCGTCGTGCTCGCGCCGGCGGAAGAAGCCGATCACCGACACGGACACGGCGGCCAGCACGAACACCACGCCGGTGGACGCCATCGTGCCCAGCCAGCTGAACAACTCGGTGAACGGGTCCCGGCCGGCGATCGCGAAGACGGCCACGACGACGAGTCCCAACGCGGTCTGCAGCAACGATCCCGCGGCCGGCGCGCCGGTGCGGCGGTTGGTGCGGGCCAGCGCCTCCGGCAGCACACCCTCGCGGCCCAGCGCGAAGAAGTAGCGGGCGATGGCGTTGTGGAAGCTCAAGAGCGAGGCGAACTGGCTGGTGAGGAACAGCACGTAGGAGACGTCGGAGAACACGCTGCCGAGCCGCTGCGCGTTCAGGCCGAACAGCAGGCCGGGGCCCTGCGCCTGCGCGGCCCCAACGACGTTCGCGGGCCCGGCCGCGTCGGCCATCGCGAGCGCCGACAGCGTGTACAGGACGGCGGTCAGCGCCACCGCGAGGAACGTCGCGCGGGCAACGGTCCGCCGCGGGTCCCGCACCTCCTCGCTGTAGGACGCCGCGCCCTCGAAGCCGGTGAACACGGCGACGGAGAAGGCGAACACGGCGCCGACGCCGGTGGTGAACAGGCTGCTCGGCGCGAGCGGCACGAGGGACGGCGCGCCGCCGCCGTCGGGCGAGCCGAGCAGCGCCAGGTCCGTCACGACGATCACCGCGCACTCCAGCAGCAGCACGACACCGAGCACCTTCGCGTTCAGGTCCACGCGCAGCACGCCGAGCGTGCCGATGACCAGCGCGATCGCGAGCGCCCACAGCCACCACGGCGTGTCCAGCCCGAGCAGCGGGTTCAGCCAGTTCGACAGCGACCAGCCGAACAGGCCGTACACGCTGATCTGGATCCCGTTGTACGCGACGAGCGCGACGAACGAGATCGCCACGCCCGCGGGCCGTCCCAGCCCGTTCACCACGTACGGGTAGAA includes these proteins:
- a CDS encoding phospho-sugar mutase, with amino-acid sequence MSLAPSARDAAFRWIADDPDQDARTELQGVLARAMAGDQAAIDDLADRMGGPLTFGTAGLRGPVRAGANGMNEAVVVRTTAGLADWLQRNGHGGGVVVVGRDARHGSEQFHRAVAGVLAAAGFDVRVLDRPLPTPVTAFLVRRLNAVAGVQITASHNPPADNGYKLYIEHGAQIVPPTDRQIEAAIAQVPAAVSVPRSETWTTLSDAEVGEYVARAASLPVGGARSLRVAATPMHGVGAETLAAVLSAAGFTDVHFVTQQREPDADFPTVSFPNPEEPGATDLLLALAADVDADLAIALDPDADRCALGVKERDGSWRMLRGDETGVLLGEHILSTMDATDALVATTIVSSSLLSKVAAAHGARYDETLTGFKWLVRAGDGTGTGLVYAYEEALGHCVDPDYVRDKDGISAAVLACDLAAGLKSEGRSPLDVLDDLAVTHGLHLTDQVSLRVTDLSRIGELMAKLRTDPPTSLADVSVTAEDLRPRADVLALRGEGVRVLIRPSGTEPKLKAYLEIVEPVPDRDGLAAARQRAVARLAALRGEVAALFD
- a CDS encoding purine-nucleoside phosphorylase, which produces MTGISEDSISPDALATAAAAALVERTGVDQHDVAVVLGSGWRPAADVIGEAEHEVPMPELPGFRAPTAVGHGGTIRSLKLGDNRVLVMLGRTHLYEGFGIDPVVHNVRTATAAGVRTVILTNAAGGLRQGMRVGQPVLISDHLNLTARSPLVGARFVDLTDLYSSRLRDVARTIRPDLEDGVYAALPGPHFETPAEIRMLRTMGADLVGMSTALEAIAARAAGAEVFGLSLVTNLAAGITGEPLNHEEVLEAGRLAATDMGTLLRDLVAKV
- a CDS encoding serine/threonine-protein kinase translates to MSTPETPQPARSRVIAGRYRLEHVLGNGSMGTVWAAYDEFLQRKVAVKEVLLPPGIPAGEADALRERTLREARAIAVLSHPNVVTLHDIARQDGEPFVVMELVPSRSLAEVVRQQGPLNTQQTAAVADAVAAGLEAAHRAGITHRDVKPGNVLVGDSGQIKLTDFGIARNVAENTMTSTGIMLGSPAYIAPEVASGQEVTPAADLWSLGATLFAVVEGVPPYDADDDPLATVTEVVHGDVPKPTSAGELEPVITGLMVKDPDARMTLAEVRRRLRPLLPEPGTVLFPAPNPDAPPVTPPKPRRPAGSLSKQFAPPKTPIAPTDTPLASDPGPLPFMVTGSTPAPGPKPRRRRGKLGTAVLALVAAVIVVVSMAGGFVLTRYLGGQVLLPTAVAFGGTPSTSPTSTTTAKVPTTRVHGKAVPTTGDSGGDFSLDVPPDWQQFSQNRPPTDSLPARAQVFFISKDGTQELSVQRFPKFTKVDAYVNAVKALPKVTVQPLTPISVPGFSGGQQIEYAQDTGGSAPPHTIAMVLVKGNDLWVVGVKAPVGSDADAAAKRLFAQISQQFQVAD
- a CDS encoding TetR/AcrR family transcriptional regulator, which codes for MRADARRNRELIVRAATRVFMADGEAVSMEDIARAAGLGVGTLYRHFPDRAALLALISCDVLSRLTARTASAAASDLPRWEVLLGYVRDAVQEPFAMLKSVPVDDPDVAEPVARLHAVVLDVIKAAQAEGSLRADIEPAAVLDLLSLVVCRQGARADDPLALVVLDGLRSR
- a CDS encoding LLM class flavin-dependent oxidoreductase, with protein sequence MRIGLHLHSVGRTLDELVAEAEQAQVDAVYVNETVGWDPVVLASLIGARVPGIDVGTAVTVTYPRHPQALASAALSAQAATDNRFVLGVGPSHKPAIEERFGLSYDKPAAHVRDYLTRLRPLLDDTTGLPGVTRPKLLLSALGPVMLGIADDLTDGTLLVWTTAKGVAELVAPRLHDKEIVLTALVAVTDDVDGLQAQLAAQFAPVAGLSNYRRHLDRQGLDNVVETAIVGDEKTVRQELRRFEEAGVTELLVSVAGPDRERTLAALK
- a CDS encoding GNAT family N-acetyltransferase; this translates as MDDVIRPASRSEVDVVARVLAEAFQNDPVSKWVFPGDERRREVQPVFFKAFTEAAFADGEVYLAHDHSAASLWFRTEGGESPEEFMDRFSALDADDLHRFTVLSELMAAHSAHSEPHLHWQFCGLLPSKQRKGLGSAIARQHFRRLDAEGIACSGEASSADSARLWRRHGFVDSGEPFAPPGGPRMFPIWREPQG